One genomic region from Capra hircus breed San Clemente chromosome 6, ASM170441v1, whole genome shotgun sequence encodes:
- the LOC108636262 gene encoding proline-rich protein 2-like has translation MRPWEDKGSGEMYFRRQPDTRPPGMREGGTAPSQNKPGSPSPNCRPCFGPRPRRGELALGDAEVTRRQREGPPSGCPIALAAPVICIYYANERPPARLPPERPAPPGLSPAPPTGWAKVEIRETGATGPGLCGKGQRRPLAAPLPLSPGPHAAALFRGGPQPRRGQEGHRGGGFHSGFHLIAPGPRTEGAFPSQLGGEKKAEDGPGLRFSALIHPCAPAPTPPTSCAAIGTNFAGITLFLSRLLEVLEGGRRSRDSRPHHNAGEEASRERRGAGAGLRGPEPSGAALRPPRVAVRGPGDPPVGGGRDVLCVPGGENQRPPGEDRCPRVCQRRPFHPCAA, from the exons ATGCGGCCGTGGGAAGACAAGGGAAGCGGGGAGATGTACTTCAGGCGCCAGCCAGACACTCGGCCTCCAGGCATGCGGGAag GGGGCACGGCGCCGAGTCAGAACAAGCCAGGATCGCCATCCCCCAACTGCCGACCCTGCTTCGGCCCCCGGCCCAGGCGGGGCGAACTGGCCTTAGGGGACGCTGAAGTTACTCGGAGACAGAGGGAGGGTCCGCCAAGCGGCTGTCCAATCGCCTTGGCAGCTCCAGTTATTTGCATCTATTATGCTAATGAAAGACCTCCGGCTCGGCTCCCACCCGAGCGGCCCGCCCCTCCGGGGCtctccccggccccgcccacaGGCTGGGCGAAG GTAGAAATAAGGGAAACAGGCGCAACAGGTCCGGGGCTCTGTGGCAAGGGTCAGCGGCGGCCCCTCGCAGCGCCTCTGCCGCTCTCCCCCGGACCCCACGCGGCCGCTCTCTTCAGAGGAGGTCCCCAACCTCGGAGGGGCCAGGAGGGACACCGGGGGGGTGGGTTTCATTCTGGATTTCACCTTATCGCCCCCGGTCCGCGGACTGAGGGTGCGTTTCCCTCGCAGCTGGGAGGGGAGAAGAAAGCGGAGGATGGTCCAGGTCTGCGGTTCTCGGCGCTGATCCATCCTTGCGCTCCGGCTCCGACTCCGCCAACTAGTTGTGCAGCTATCGGGACGAACTTTGCAGGAATCACCCTTTTTCTTTCAAGATTATTGGAAGTGCTAGAGGGTGGGAGGCGAAGCCGAGACAGCCGACCCCACCACAATGCTGGtgaagaagcaagcagggaaaggcgGGGGGCGGGAGCCGGGCTCAGAGGACCGGAGCCCAGCGGGGCAGCGTTGCGTCCGCCCCGTGTCGCCGTGCGCGGCCCTGGCGACCCTCCTGTCGGTGGTGGCCGTGATGTCTTGTGTGTACCTGGGGGTGAAAACCAACGACCTCCAGGCGAGGATCGCTGCCCTCGAGTCTGCCAAAGGAGACCCTTCCATCCGTGTGCTGCCTGA